A window of Xenopus laevis strain J_2021 chromosome 1L, Xenopus_laevis_v10.1, whole genome shotgun sequence genomic DNA:
tataaggatattctaagttacccaggagttccatgaccatataagcaggtcatggaactcagaggttacttgtaatatcctcattttccaacaagggttactttacttattataataatacacaagttttagtcagtcatgtgacatcactactcaccgtttataactgatgacatcactagtcactatttataaggatatcatttacaagatattcatggcttttgtgtattatatggtgaataaagtaccccttattgtaaaatataaggatattataagttaccgaggagtttcatgaccatataaaaatacgaggccgaaggccgagtgtttttataaaggtcatggaactccgaggtgacttctaatatcctcatattttccaacaaggggtactttatttattataatacatcactactcacagtttataactgatgacatcactagtcaccattcagtagcgtaactacggggggagcagggggtgcgattgggccagggcccgcatcccctctagttacgttactgtcaccgtttataaggatatcatttacaaaatattcatggctatGTGTATGATAAGGATATCTAATAGTTTGCACCCCTGGAAAATGTGTTCCTTGTGTATTATGTTTATATCTGTTCTTTTCTGTATCATTAGGTCACAACAGGTTTGCCATCTTTGCAAGAGGAAGGAGATTTCCATTGCCTTTCCAATGGATCGCTACCGCTACTTTATTTTCAACCACAGGAGCATGGTGGTGCTGGGGATCCTTCAGATAGCATGTGCAGGCATCTCCATTGTGTCCGGCTTTATGGATGGAGCATTCAGAAGAGAATCCACCCTTGGGAGAACTAGGGCTCCGCTCTGGGCTGGGCTggtaatatttttttctacttttataaGAACATTTTATTAGTGGCAAGGGGAAAGTGTTTTCTAACATTGGAAATACATATctttggtgatgttgcccaatcaatcagatcattgcttttgttttctaacttgtaggtgattatttaaatctaattgctggttactatgagcaacatcaccagtgatctTTATCTCCAGTTTTAGTAAGTACGTCCTAACGTCTGTAGAACTCCATGGGGCATTGGCTGTCTGTTTGGTCGAGGGCCTCCCCATTTTTCAGCCCAATTACCCACTTCCCATTCACCCCAAACTTTTATTAATCTCGCCCCTCTATTTACCCATATCCCCAAATTCTGCATGTGTGGTTTTTCTACAGGCACTTTGTTCTGTAACTAAAGTTGATTTAAAACAACACCTTATTTGAGCCACAAGACCCCATTTGTCCTTGGTAATTGGTGCAGGTACTGCTCTTTCACCCACGTTAGTTCTGGTGCAGGAATATAGTGATTACTGTTTGAACAAATTAGGTCAGTTCTGCTTACTAAAACAAAGAGTTGTGGTGCATttccttataaatatatatatttctgtttttttttttaatattattcaaTGCAGGGTATTTCTATGAAATAGTCTGCTTTGAGATAGTAAAATATATTGCAGGAATAAATTATCTTTCAGATCATGAATGTATGCATCTTGGAAGGTAATCAGTATTGATGGGAGGGTTCGGGTTGAGCTGTTCTGCCTGCTTACCCAACCCGCAATCTTAGACTGCCGGCTCCCGGTTTTATAGGCGcaccacgccccttttgtgatgtcatcgggcgggtggtgcaggtctataaaaggatgAGAGAAGCCGAGTATGAGCttttctcaacctgcacatcactagcaaGCAGCTATTATAGCCaacctataattatatataactttttgtttttgcagattaTGACCATTCCTGGAGTTCTGGCAATATTTTCATcgcagaaaaaaaacccagttctAGTAAGACTTTCCCCTTTGTTTATTCTTATGCAAGATTAACCCAACCTTATCTGATGAATCATAGTGGTACTGCCAGGAAGCAGAGCATACAAGGATTTTATTCGCACCATATTAGAACCATTGCTGGTCGTACATGACATATTGTTACTGTTTAGTTATTTTTCAATGTCTGTTGTACATAGGTGACCTCGTTTTAATTGACATGGTAATTGTACTGCCACGTGGCAGCAATGACAAAAACCTGCCGTTtacttataatataaaatatattttatctgtttggAACCATTAGCATTCTTACCTGCCTCTGCCAGATGTAAATGGTAGGTTGAAAGCTCCGCTTACAAAGAAATTTCAGTCGGAGATTATCATTGCCTCCATAAACTGCCCATCTGCTCACACTAGTTCTAGTTTGATTGCAAAGATTCAAATGCTGGTTGCTTTGCAAAAGTATTCATGTCATTAAAGGGCCATTTGTTTTTTGACTTTTAATGTCTATTTGTTAACTGCTATCCTGTTTCAGCTCTCTCCTAGACCTGTATACAGTTACTAGGTGCTAAGCTAAAGCCAAGAGAGATGATTTGTAGATTGTGTGATTTTAATCAGagagtgtatatataataatatgctgTGCTATGCATAATGGAATAATTGGTCATTGGGAACCAAGAATccatccttaaaggggatctataatTGAGGTTTAGGTCATCTCTAATTGAGGTTTAGGTAATTCTAACTGTATCAATATTATGGTGTGGTCCATATGGGGTTAATTTTAGCTGTGGCTAGGTTGAGAAGCAGCGCCTGCGAggcaaatatatagtatatagtacataatatatagtatatagtacacAAATATATAGTCAGGTACATTGTACTTACACTTTACATATCCACATTGCTTGCCACAcatctgtacatatatatatatatatatatatacacacacataccaaATATAGTCTATTCTATGgtataggattcggttcgggattcagcctttttcagcaggatttggccaaatccttctgcctggccgaaccggatccgaatcctaatttgcatatgcaaattaggaacggggagggaaatcacgtgactttttgtcacaaaaaggaagtagaaaatattttatccctttccacccctaatttgcatatgcaaattaggatttggtttcggtattcggctgaatcttttgcgcaggattcggccgaatccaaaatagtggattcggtgcattccgaCTTTggtgatttccagataacggatcccatacctgtacattgtacttACACTTTACATATCCACATTGCTTGCCACACATATGTACTCCACAAAGTACTCTGCATAGGAAGAGGGTCCCCAAATCAGCATAAAGGCATACATGATATTGTGTAGCTCAGCAAAAGATAGAGGGGTGACAAACTCCCAGACGAAGTGGATTGTGGAAGCAGGTGAGACTTCCAGCAACATTTCATTGTATTCAGACCATCTGCACGTAACGGTACATCAAATACACAATACAACAGGACAATCCCCAAAGCAGCACAGATACATTgtgcattaaacaaaaaaaaaagttacattaccATCACTTACTGTTAAATTGCAATGATCACAATTTTCCTTAGCAGGAGACAGAGCTATTTCAAATAACATACAGTAGTGGGGGAGGGGGAATATTTCCTTCTTGTAACTTCTTTAAATGAGACAAAGTATAAATGAAAACCCCCTAATTATGTAGgcaataatatatactatatggtgctggtttttaCTTTTGGGTGCAatttaatattgtcttcaaaaatgccccctttatttgagctcccaATAGATCTTCTCTGGTCCCCTTAAGTGTTTCAAAGCagaggtgggtgtgtcctaatggtccctgctaAAAGAAAAGttggagggggatagccaatcacagccctgcaatcacacaagcaaagacaggcttcagttccctatcaggtcagcctagctggcGATAGACAACTAGCCGAATTCATAGGCAATTCAGCTGGCAGGAAGCGAAACAGATAGGTGGGActagtttttgcagaaattttcaataaagttacgagaaaaacacaactttttaaagagcattcattctatatctaaaagagtttaaagcactggtacattcttgttttttttttttacataataaatctgATTTACCAAAAGCAAACTGCCAGGGTTTGCTTCTGGTGTAGGTAAAGTAATATCAGGTCAaacattctatttttaaaatcacATTTAGACTAATTATGATTTCTGTCTTAATAGGTTAATGCACTTATTGCTGCTTCCATTTTCTCGTGTTTCACCACCGTGATTGTTATTGTATATTCTTCCTTGACACTTGGATACGGGGAGGACGATGATGATATATTTTCGGCACCTGCACATGTTATTCATGCAGTGAGTACCAATACTTATGGATTATTGTCTTGTTTCATGGGACAATGTTCTATATGTGTAATgacaacattattattatgtattatccCATTATCTATCTACACCGATATTTTCTCCTACGTTTGTCTGTCAGATCATTGCTTGAGTTGCTGTTGTAAGGGCAGTTGCTATTGTAGCAAACAGTTAACTGTTTatagggttggttcacctttaaattaacttttagtatgataaagaggTGATATTCTGGGTCAATttacaaattgttttaattttttattatttgtgggttttgagttatttagcttttttattcagcagctctccagttggcaatttcatcaatctggttgctagggcctgggaaaaaaaaaaaagacgcgttcTAAAAAGTAGCACTTACAATACAATTGTAGTcatgcaaagcatttgttttaagatgtggtcagtgaccgcGATTTTAAAGCTGGtctgagaagaaaaaggcaaataattaaaactataaaaaaataaataaataaataaataatttaaatgttgattagaattgggcattctataacatctaaacgttaacttaaaggggtgattcccctttaagttaacttttactatgttctaCAATGGCTAATTgtaggcaacttttcaactggtcttcattatttattttttctagtttgacttatttgccttcttctgacattCCAGCTTTccgatgggggtcactgactccagctaaaaacaaatgcgctgtatgactgcatttatattgttttgtgcTACTTTTTTGTAACGACAACCTGAAATGAACACTCACTCCTGGAGCCAGCCAGTGctgataaaacttgattttattccagTTAGCTAAAACAATGAGTCCtatctagagatacgtaatcatacGTACCTATGATTATGTATttctagatacgaaacgcgtcaggttgtCGTTCGTAATACTCCCAAAGCTACAGGTTTGGGGCGCTGCACCCGAGCCACCGGACGCCATTGATGAGTGTGGCACATTAACTGCTTAAATTTCCTTATTCACTGTCGTTGTGTAGGGGTCGAGCCTGAACAcgatagacctggggtttttacacccaggtcatttTTCACACCCTGGGTGAGCCACACTTTTGAAATTTCATGGCTGGGATTGAGCTGCTTATTTTCCTGTTTTGTGTACTACTTTTCAgtactcctctttcttttcaggccctctcctattcatattccagtctcttagtcaaatctgttcatggttgctagggtaatttggaccctagcaaccagattactgaaactgcaaaccggagagctgctgaataactcaaaaaccacagagaataaaaaatgaaaaccaattgcaaattgtcgcagaatatcactctctatatcatactaaaagttaactcagaggtgaac
This region includes:
- the XB5734924.L gene encoding uncharacterized protein LOC100137643 isoform X1: MDRYRYFIFNHRSMVVLGILQIACAGISIVSGFMDGAFRRESTLGRTRAPLWAGLIMTIPGVLAIFSSQKKNPVLVNALIAASIFSCFTTVIVIVYSSLTLGYGEDDDDIFSAPAHVIHARFILGKLVQGANIAMLIASVSSLCIALSIAYMSCRSLPHCMCYDDITGMDWLHPEHEQPQTVELVCTFRGGDERIFNSASQFTDCSVETEEEFSRPPPYVRFS
- the XB5734924.L gene encoding uncharacterized protein LOC100137643 (The RefSeq protein has 3 substitutions compared to this genomic sequence) encodes the protein MVVLGILQIACAGISIVSGFMDGAFRRESTLGRTRAPLWAGLVMTIPGVLALFSSQKKNPVLVNALIAASIFSCFTTVIVIVYSSLTLGYGEDDDDIFSAPAHVIHARFILGKLVQGANIAMLIASVSSLCIALCIAYMSCRSLPHCMCYDDITGMDWLHPEHEQPQTVELVCTFRGGDERIFNSASQFTDCSVETEEEFSRPPPYVRFS